A stretch of Scheffersomyces stipitis CBS 6054 chromosome 2, complete sequence DNA encodes these proteins:
- a CDS encoding nuclear transport factor 2 (go_funtion protein transporter activity~go_component intracellular; nucleus~go_process protein-nucleus import) yields MSVDFNTVATEFCHFYYQQFDSDRTQLGNLYRDQSMLTFETSQLQGAKDIVEKLVSLPFQKVAHRISTLDAQPASPSGDILVMVTGELLIDEEQNAQRYSQVFHLIPDGNSYYVFNDIFRLNYS; encoded by the exons ATGTCTG TCGATTTCAATACTGTTGCAACTGAATTCTGCCACTTTTACTACCAACAATTTGACTCTGACAGAACCCAATTGGGTAATTTGTACAGAGATCAGTCAATGTTGACCTTTGAAACCTCTCAATTACAAGGAGCCAAGGACatagttgaaaaattggtaTCTTTACCATTCCAAAAGGTAGCCCACAGAATATCTACTTTGGATGCTCAACCAGCCTCTCCATCTGGAGATATTTTGGTCATGGTTACTGGTGAGTTATTGATTGACGAGGAACAAAATGCCCAACGTTATTCTcaagttttccatttgaTTCCAGATGGAAACTCCTACTATGTTTTCAATGATATCTTTAGATTGAACTACTCTTAA